In Harpia harpyja isolate bHarHar1 chromosome Z, bHarHar1 primary haplotype, whole genome shotgun sequence, a single window of DNA contains:
- the LOC128136623 gene encoding LOW QUALITY PROTEIN: uncharacterized protein LOC128136623 (The sequence of the model RefSeq protein was modified relative to this genomic sequence to represent the inferred CDS: deleted 2 bases in 1 codon), whose amino-acid sequence MGPCTMYLELSSFQQNLSCGKEVNKGSDELVKRRKEVSGSAAVEEMVKRRRVEVRAEASRPQSGMGRTGAGRVCHTSKAKHGFETNSSKEDEREFSPASLTVGCNRVSLWAPVGSNLEQRTGTGQAEGAVQLLQQLDQMVNKGNVESEGRGLSRFWRRCNIPRKWSSSELSLGKKLLRGGLLTSVTALIGCGFYQLRSAISSPVSKGLLHTPFSRGLPGRDLQSP is encoded by the exons ATGGGACCTTGCACTATGTATCTAGaactcagctcttttcagcaaaacCTATCTTGTG gtaaagaagtaaacaagggcagtgatgagctt gtcaagagaagaaaagaagtgtcaggaagtgctgcagtggaagaaatggtgaagaggagaagagtggaagtcAGAGCAGAGGCCTCACGCCCACAGTCGGGTATGGG tcgAACTGGAGCCGGGCGTGTTTGCCATACgagtaaagcaaagcatggatttgaaacg aattcctCCAAAGAAGATGAGCGTGAGTTTAGTCCAGCATCCCTTACTGTGGGCTGTAACCGAGTGAGTTTGT gGGCACCTGTGGGATCTAAccttgaacaaagaacaggaaccGGTCAGGCTGAGGGTGCGGTGCAGCTACTGCAGCAACTGGACCAAATGGTGAACAAAGGAAACGTGGAGTCAGAAGGAAGAGGTCTCTCCAGGTTCTGGAGAAG GTGCAACATTCCCAGGAAATGGTCCTCTTCTgagctgtctttggggaaaaaactcctCAGGGGAGGGTTGCTGACCTCAGTCACAGCCCTCATAGGCTGTGGCTTTTATCAGCTGAGGAGTGCCATCTCCAGCCCAGTTTCTAAAGGACTTTTACACACT CCCTTCTCGCGAGGCCTTCCTGGGAGGGACCTTCAGTCCCCTTAA